The nucleotide window TCCCCTTTCTGTCCCAAAGAGATATTTCACAGCTCTACTCATCATAACTGATTTCAATCTCTTGATGTTTTCTTGCAGGTTTTTCTTTGGTTCGATGGGATCCTAGAATGTCAAGAGTTATTGTCACCAACAATCAAACTTCCTGGAAAACCCATTCAAGACTTATTTCTGTCTGGAGAATCTTTACTACAAAGCAAACGTCCAAACTTAACCTCAAACAgatattttagacacttttgttTGAGTATTTCCTTGTATTTAAAGGTTTGAGGTTGAATTTGCTTCTAGAATGAAACCAGGAAGAGTTACCATGTGCCAAATGTTCGGACTGTTCCTGGTCGTCTCTTTAGTTTCCGTCAGTCCTGCTGGTTGCCAAAGCAACTTCACATCTCCTCCATCAGACGGCAGAAGCCCGGACATCCCCGGTTCTAAACCGGTTCCACATCTATCTAATGACCACCGTTTTCAAGGGTCCAATGGGGAGAAGCATCTATCGCAAGAGACCGTGAACCAGATCCAGGCCCCTCTGGAGTCCGAACAAGGGAAAATGAAGCAGTTCAACAAGCTCAAACCGAAACACGGCCGAAAGCCTCCGACCTCAAACTCCTCTGTGGGTCCTCATAGGAAGCCGCCTCCCACCTGTCTACAGACCACGTCCATCAAGACGGCCTTCAAGTACATCAACACCGTGTTGTCCTGCTTGATCTTCACTGTGGGGATCATAGGCAACGCCACCCTGCTGAGGattatttaccaaaataagaGCATGAGGAATGGACCCAACGCTCTTATCGCCAGTCTTGCCCTGGGAGACCTGATTTACATCGCCATTGACATACCAATCAACGTCTACAAGGTAGAGCAAACCACGTGTTGTAATGGTTATTTCCTGTCAATATCAGTGATTGCCTCAGAGTGTGTGAAGTGTCTCAATCAGGAGGTGGAGTGTCCCGCTGATAAGTGCACAAAAATACCTCCCTGTGATAACCAACCATACAAAGTTCTCTGTGGTTTTTGTGCCTGCAGCTCCTGGCGATGCAGTGGCCTTTTGCAGACTCCACGTTTGGTTTGTTCCTCTGCAAGCTCTTCCCCTTCCTGCAGAAGGCGTCGGTCGGCATCACCGTCCTCAACCTGTGTGCGCTCAGTGTGGACAGGTAACCACACAAGAACTCCACATCTGGTTCAAACTCGGTCCTTGGACACATCTGAAATTAGGAAACAGCATCTGCTAGTTTCTATTGGTTCTTCTCATGGTGTTGAGGTCAGTTGTTATCAAACAGGCTGTTTGTAGGAATGACACAAGCTGtgaaacacacaacacagaccGGGTTTATCAGTCCCAGATAAAGTGGTCGGTGGGTAATCTTTGGAACCAACACCTCCACATGAAATTTGATTTTCTATCCATTCCTGTCAGGAGTAGAAGGCAGTTTCTACTCTTTATTGATGTGtggaaatcaataaaattatattttattaagcAACTTTagcatatttgtttttctcaaataaCGTCAACACTTTTCCCAAAGTTTGGATATAATTCACACGTTAATTCAACACTTAGTTGGCCTCTAAAGTCACTAAAATCCTCAAGTGTTGGATTGAAGTCTTTATGAATCCTGTAAACCAGATTTTAACCCATAACTGTCAAGTGGATGCTACAAAAAACTGACGCTAACTTCGGCCTTGTACCTTAACGTGCGacgaataaataaaaaaaaaaaaaaaaaaaagaaatgatcactaaaactgttgttttttaagtataataaaaaacatattttctgtttgaacaactttattagcaacctGATGGTAACATTAGACAGCCAGTTGCTGAATATTCTAGGTTATTGTTATGGTCTGTAGAAACAACTGactgagtgtttttttctgttaaattttattttgaaatcctctTTTCTGCCAAAATAAACGTTCCAAatactttggtttttgttaactttgctagcttggcGGTTTCAGTCTAGCGATCGGTGTAGTACTGTAAGAAAGTAGCGGATGGATTTTTAACTCGTGGCCGAGCGACTTGGATCAAGATGAATGAGTCGGATGTGGTGGAGAAAATCCCAGAgttttccaaagtaaaactcCCTTTCAGACTACTTCAGAAAGTCCTTCTATATTTATGCTTGTGTCTTGTTGCTAACATCACTCAATTCTAACACCaccaaccactagagggcagtccAGGTTATTTTGCCTTAACGTCTTTGAAAAGTGTTATATAGCATTAGCTTAATCACGCtttgttttg belongs to Oryzias melastigma strain HK-1 linkage group LG18, ASM292280v2, whole genome shotgun sequence and includes:
- the LOC112156013 gene encoding endothelin receptor type B isoform X2, encoding MKPGRVTMCQMFGLFLVVSLVSVSPAGCQSNFTSPPSDGRSPDIPGSKPVPHLSNDHRFQGSNGEKHLSQETVNQIQAPLESEQGKMKQFNKLKPKHGRKPPTSNSSVGPHRKPPPTCLQTTSIKTAFKYINTVLSCLIFTVGIIGNATLLRIIYQNKSMRNGPNALIASLALGDLIYIAIDIPINVYKLLAMQWPFADSTFGLFLCKLFPFLQKASVGITVLNLCALSVDRYRAVASWSRVQGTGIPTVTAVEIVVIWLLSVLLAVPEAVGFNIITFDYKNVTMRTCMLQPDTPFMTFYQDAKDWWLFGFYFCVPLACSAIFYGLMTCEMLRHQKGSLRISLSEHLKQRREVAKAVFCLVLIFALCWFPLHLSRLLKWTIYKPHDVHRCELLNFLLVLDYFSINMATVNSCINPIILFFVSKKFKNCFKHAAPPPWDQSAVQTH
- the LOC112156013 gene encoding endothelin receptor type B isoform X1; this encodes MKPGRVTMCQMFGLFLVVSLVSVSPAGCQSNFTSPPSDGRSPDIPGSKPVPHLSNDHRFQGSNGEKHLSQETVNQIQAPLESEQGKMKQFNKLKPKHGRKPPTSNSSVGPHRKPPPTCLQTTSIKTAFKYINTVLSCLIFTVGIIGNATLLRIIYQNKSMRNGPNALIASLALGDLIYIAIDIPINVYKLLAMQWPFADSTFGLFLCKLFPFLQKASVGITVLNLCALSVDRYRAVASWSRVQGTGIPTVTAVEIVVIWLLSVLLAVPEAVGFNIITFDYKNVTMRTCMLQPDTPFMTFYQDAKDWWLFGFYFCVPLACSAIFYGLMTCEMLRHQKGSLRISLSEHLKQRREVAKAVFCLVLIFALCWFPLHLSRLLKWTIYKPHDVHRCELLNFLLVLDYFSINMATVNSCINPIILFFVSKKFKNCFKSCLCCWCYSGSLSNSMLPLHHGTSQQYKHTDH